The Achromobacter deleyi region GATGTACATCACGCCGATGCGCTTGTGGTCGACGGAGGTGAGCCATTCCGTCCAGAGGTACTTCCACTTGCCGAAGTAGGTGACTGCGCCGAAGACCGCTAGGCCTCCCAGGCACACGGCGGCCAGCGTAACCATGACGATAGGTTCATGGTACGGAATGGCCTCGAGGGTGAGTTTCCCGAGCATTGTTAGTTGATTCCTGCGATCAGATTATTCGACGTGGAGGTGCACGTGGCGGAGTCCACGCCGGCCATCTTGGTCATCGTGCTGCCCAGAACGAAATCGAACATGGCGGGCGGCGCCGAGGAGTACTTCACGACCGGATTGCGCTCGCTGCGCTTGGTCAGTTCCGCGTAGACCTCGGGGGTCAGCGCGGTGGGGGAAGCCTTGGCTTCCTTGACCCAGTTGTCGAACCCTTCCTGCGACATGGCGATGGCCTTGAAGCGCATGCCTGAGAAACCGGCGCCGCTGTAGTTGGCCGAAATGCCCGCATAGGTGCCGGCTTCGCGCGCGTTCAGGTGCAGCTTGGTCTCCATGCCCGCCATCGAGTAGATCTGGCTGCCGAGCTGGGGGATGAAGAACGAATTCATCACCGATGCCGACGTGATCCGGAAGTTCACGGGAACGTCCACGGGGAACGCGATCTCGTTGACCGTGGCGATGTCGTACTCGGGGTAGATGAAGAGCCACTTCCAATCCAGCGAAACCACCTCGATGGTCACCGGCTTGTGTTCGGATACGAGCGGCTTGTAGGGATCCAGCGCGTGCGTGGAGCGCCAGGTGATCACGGCAAGAATCGCCACGATGATACAAGGGACGGTCCAAACCACGACTTCGATAGCGGTGGAGTGGGCCCATTTGGGCTGGTAGTCAGCTTTGGTATTGGATGCGCGGTATTTCCAGGCAAAAGCCAGGATCATGACGATGACCGGAATCACGACGATGAGCATCAGCCCCGTCGCCGTGAACAGCAAAGTCTTTTCCTGGGCGCCAATATCTCCCTTGGGGGAGAGGATTTCCATGTTGCAGCCGCCAAGCAGCATGACCGCGCCGACGCCGAAAATGCGCGTAAGGGTCGCAAGGAGGGGGTGTTTCACGTACAGCCTTGGATGGAAGGTGGGAAATGCTGCAGGGCAGCAGACTGGAATGCTGCTAGGCAGCAAGGTCCATCCTATCGGCTTGATCTGGGTCAAGCATGCGACGAATGGTCGCATTGCCTGGGAGAAATCTGCCCCCAACGGAGTAGATTCAGGGTTTTCCTAGGGGAGCAGATGCCCCGAGGGGAGGGTTGGGGGTGCGACGATATGTCGCACCTGCACAAGACGGGATTGCGGAGATGTGTCGCAACCGCACAAATCAGTCCACTAGCACTTCGCGTTCCGGCCCCGGTTTCTTGGCCAGCTTGCGCTGCAGGGAGCGCCGGTGCATGCCCAACAGGCGCGCCGCCGCCGAAACATTGCCGCCGGTTTCGTGCAGGGCCTGGTGGATGTGCTCCCATTCTAGGCGGTGCAACGGCGTCATGGTCGTTTCGATGGTAACCGTTTCCGGCTTCACCAGGCCCAGCGTGCGCAGGATCATCGGCGCGGTGGCCGGCTTGGGCAGGTAGTCGTCCGCGCCGCGCTTGATGGCCTCCACGGCGGTGGCCACGCTGGCGTAGCCCGTGACCAGCAGGATCCGCATGTCCGCGCGCAGGGCGCGCAGCGGGCGGATCAGGGTCAGGCCGGAGTCTTCGCCCAGGCGCAGGTCCACCAGGGCGAAGGCGGGGCGGATTTCCTCGGCCACGCGCAGCGCCTCGGCGATGCCGGTGGCGGTTCGGGTTTCCAGGCCGCGGCGCGACAGGCTGCGCTGCAGGGTGCGCACGTACAGTTCGTCGTCGTCAATCAGCAGGCCAAGATCGGTTGGATTCATCACATTCAAGTCCCGGGGTTGCCGAGAGGCAGGTAGAAGCGGATGCGGGTGCCCCCGCCTTCGGCGGCGGTCATGGTCATTTCGCCGCCCATCTGTTCCACGGTGGCGTGCGACAGCGCCAGGCCCACGCCCAGCCCTCCCGGCTTGCCGCTGTTGAACAGGCTGGTCGCGGGCAGCAGGGTCTGGTCGGGGTCGAAGCCCCGTCCGTAATCCCGGACTTCACCGCGCAGCGCGCCATAACCGTATTCCAGATGCAGGTCCACGCGGGGCTCCTCGGCGGCTTCGCCGGCGTCCGCGGCATTGTTCAACAGGGCCTGCAGCAAATGAGCGATGGCCGGATCCACCCGCAGGCTGGTGGGCAGGGCGCCGGACCGCTGCAGGTCGATGGTGGGCCGGATCAGGCGCCATTGCCCCACCACGCGGACCAGGTCCACGGCTGTTGGGACCGCCAGGTTGCGGATGCGTTCCCGGCACAGGGCCAGCAGCTGGCCCAGGGTGGCGACGTCCGCGCGCAGGTCTTCGTCCTGGACCTCGGCGGCGATCTCGTCGGTCAGCAGGGTCATGGTGGCCAGCGGGGTGTTCAGCTCATGCGCCATCGCCGCCGCGTGGGTCGCCAGGGCGACGATGCCCTCGTTGCGGGTGAAGCGTTCGCGCAGGCGGGCCAGTTCGCGTTCGCGGGCGCGCAGGTCCGACGCCAGGCGGGTCGAGAACACCAGCACCACCGCCACTGAAATCAGGAAATTGACGCCCAGGCCCCACAACAGCAGGTTGTGGGTGTCGACGTCGCCGCGCATGGGCTGGCCAAAAATGGCGGCGGTGGCGTAACCCAGCACGCCAGCCAGCGCCGCGGCCAGCGCCCAGTTGCGCGGTAGCGCCAGGGCCGCCAGCGCGGTCAGGATCAGGAACATGGTGCCGAACGGATTGCTGATGCCGCCGGTCCAGCCCACCATCCAGGCCAGCACCGCCATGTCCACGAACAGATGGCCGAACGCCGTCGCGTGGGACAGGTCGCGGGGGTGGCGCAGGCGCAGGCTGGCGTAGACGTTGAAGCCGATCAGCAAACCCACGCCGAGCCAAAGCGGTTCCAGCGGCAGATCCAGGCCCAGCACGCTGCTGGCCAGCAGGATGGTGGCGGCCTGGCCCGCGATGGCGAGCCAGCGCAGGCTGCAGAGGGTACGCAGGAATGAAAAGGCGGAACTACCGGGCATATCCAGACACAAGGGCGCCGGCCAACCAGCCGGCAGTTACGGGCGCCCGGCTGCGCGGAACGCTGGCATCCGGCGCGCGGCGGGAGAGGCCGGCTGCCGCCTGGCCGTGGAAGGCGCGGGCGGCGGATGTGCTGGCATTGTATGGTGAATCGGGGGGCGACGCTGGCGGGCGCAGGCTCATGCGTCCCTGATATTCAGCCCCGTCAGTGGATATCCGAGGCGCCGCTATGGGCCATCGCGGGCGGCGGATAGTCTTCCTGGTCGGACGCCATCTGGCCTTGCGTCCGGGCCTGCTGCAATTCCCGCTCGACCTGGGCACGGCTTTCGGACGGGGCGGAAGCGGCCGGGGGCGGGTAGTCTTCCTGGCCAAACGTGTATTGGCCGTTGGCCTTGGCCTGCGCCAGTTCCGCGCCGACCTGGCTGGCGCTCTTGGCGGCGGGGGCGGGGTAGGTGACGCTCCAGTCGCCGTAGAGATCGCGCCGGTACTGCGCGGACTGGGCCTGGGCGGCTCCGGCGGCGGCCAAGCCGGCGCATAGCAACAAAGTAGTGGTGAGGGTCTTCATGAAACGCTCCTGGCAATCAAAGCATGCGGCCGGTGCGGCCGCGCCGTCGTCCACGATGCTGCCCATGGACGATTTCCTGGATGCGGGATGCCTGCCGGGGGCGGAATAAAAAGAAGCGCGCTCCCGGCGTTTTCAATTCGACCGGGAGCGCGCGGCGGCGTTGCAGGAAAACCTGCTGGCGGGCAAGGAAGGTATTTCAAGCGTGCAGCATAGTTGTCAGTCCGCTTTCAGGGGGACGCGCCCCGATTGACGTTCCGCCCGCGCCGGCCTGTCAGTGGCCATGGCCGGGGGCGGGCGCGGCCGTCGCGTTCAACGGCCGCGCGACCGCCTCCACGGGCACGCGCCGCTGTTTGCCCGCGCCGTCTTCCACGACCAGCGTCAGCTGCACGCGATCGCCGGGCGTGATCTGTTTGGCCAGGTCGATCAGCATGACGTGGTAGCCGCCGGGCTTGAGCTCGACGGCCTGGCCGGCGGGCAGGTCGATGCCTGGCACCTGGCGCATCTTCATGACGTTGTCCTGCATCGCCATTTCATGCACTTCCACATGCTTGGCCGCCTGGGATTCCACGGCCACCAGCCGGCCTGGCGCGGCGGACGTCAGGCGCATGAACGCGCCGGTCGCGTGCTGGCTGGGGACGGTGGCTCGCACCCAGGCGTCTTCCACCGACAGGGTGGCGTCCTGGGCCAGGGCGGCGTGGCTGAATCCGGCCAGCGCGCAGAAGGTGAAGACGGCGGCCAGGGGCTTGAACGAAATTTTCTTCATGATGATTCCTGTAGGGCGGTAGCGGGTCAAAGCACGGTGCGCAGGTCTTGCGCGCATTCCTGCGCGCTCTGCTGATGGCGCAGCGCCAGGCGCAGCTTGCCCTGGGCGTCGATGATGTAGGTCAGCGCGGTGTGGTCCATGGTGTAGGACGAGCCGGTGGGGACCTTCTGATAGAAGACCTTGAAGGATTGGGCTGCGGCGCGGGTCTGTTCCGCGGTGCCGCGCAGGCCGACGAAGCCCGGGTCGAAGGCCTGCGTGTAGGCGCGCAGGATCTCGGGCGTGTCGCGCTCGGGGTCGACCGTGATGAAGAGGATCCGCAGCTTGTCGGCATCCGCGCCCAGCAGGGCCTTGATCTCGAGGGCGCGGGTCAGCGCCGTCGGGCAGATGTCCGGGCATTGCGTGAAGCCGAAAAACAGCATCACCGGGTGGCCGCGGTAATCGGCCAGCCGGCGTTCCTGGCCATCGGTGTCTTGCAGCAGAAAGTCGCCGGCCGGCATGCCGGACAGGTCCATGCCGTACAGCGGCGGGGCATCGGGGCCGCAGCCGGTCAGGGCCAGCAGGGCTAGGGAGGACAGCAGCAGGCGCCGCCGCGGATCGGGTGCGCAGGCGCGCTGCGCGCCAGCGGGCGCGCGCGGAAAGAGGGAATGCATGAAAACCCCTGGGGTTGACGTGTCGACGGGGCGCGCGGCGCAGCCGCGCGATCAGGCGGAGTCAGGCCAGGGGAGGTGGGGCGCGCGAACCCAGCGGCGGGCCCTGGGCCGGCTGCGGAGGAAGGGCGCGATAAGCAGGAGGAAGCCGGGTTTGCGGGCCGGCCGTCAGCACGATGGGCGTCAGCGCGGGCGCAGGGGCGGGCGCGACGTGCGCCAGCATGCCGAAGGGACATTGCGCGCCGGTGCCGGCGGCATCGTGGCCGGACTTGCCGCCGCCCTCCGGCGACAGCGCCACGTTCAACACGGACAGGCCGCCGGCGGCCGAACAGAAGGTGACTTCCAGCCGGCCGTCGTGCAGCGCGCGGGCGTCGGGCATGTAGCCGGCCGGGACCAGGGCGCGCAGCGCCAGGGCCAAAAGCGCCAGCCACAGCACGCCGTCGGCGCGCATGGCGCGCAGCGTGCGAAGGAGGCTGGTCGGGTAAGGCATGCGGGCATTCTATGCCAAGCTCTCCCAAATCTTGGTACCCTTGAACGCACTCCGTTCCGACACCCTTTCCAGTGCCCCAGGTTTCAGTGCTTTTCTTGCCCGCCCCGCCCTTGCCAGTTTCCGCCACGTCTTCCGGCCCGAGCCGAGCGGGGCCGCTCGCGCGCCTGTGGATGGGCGCGCTGATGGCGGCGCTGCTGGTCCTGCTGTCCGCTTGCGGCACCACCAAGGTCCAGCCCGGCTACTACCGGGTCCAGTCGGGCGACACGCTGACCCAGATCGCGCGCAAGGAAGGCACCAGCGTGAGCGACCTGGTCCGGTGGAACAAGCTGTCGAATTCCAATTCCATCGAGGTCGGCCAGCTGCTGCGCGTCGAGCCGCCCGCGGGGCAGGCGAGCACGTCCACGCCCAGCAAGGCCCGCAGCAAGCCTCAGCCCACGCCGCGGCAGACGACGACAGCCAAGCGGCGCACCGCGCCGCCGGGCGCGATCTCGCTGGTCTGGCCCGCGCAGGGCAAGGTCACGCGCGGCTACGACGGTTCGGGCTCGAACGGCATCGTGATCAGCAATTCCTCGGGCACGCCGGTCGTGGCCGCGGCGCCGGGCACGGTGGCCTATTCCGGCAGCGGCCTGCGCGGCTACGGCCATCTGGTGATCGTGAAGCACAACGCCAGTTTCCTGAGCATCTATGCCCACAACAGCAAGTTGCTGGTCAAGGAAGGGCAGCGCGTCACCCAGGGGCAGAAGATCGCCGAAATGGGCAACAGCGACAGCAAGCAGGTGGGGCTGTACTTCGAACTGCGCTACGACGGACAGGCGGTTGACCCGGCGGGGTCCCTGCCGTCGAAGTGAGGGCTGAAGGCCGCGGCAGGGCTGGCGCCTGCGTTATAGCGCCGCTTCCTGCGTCAGCGTCGAGATGAAGGCGGCGGTGCGCGGGTCCGCGGGGCGCGTGAATACCGAGCGGGAATCGCCGGCCTCGACCACCACGCCGTCCAGCAGGAACACCACTTCGCGCGAGACGCTGGCGGCCAGGCGCAAGTCGTGCGTGGCCATCAGCATGGTCATGCCTTCCGCGGCCAGCTGGCGCAGCACGTCCACCACTTCGGCCGCCAGGCCGGGGTCCAGCGCCGAGGTGGGTTCGTCGCAGAGCAGCACGCGCGGCGCGGGAGCCAGCGCGCGGGCAATCGCCACGCGCTGCTGCTGCCCGCCGGACAGATTGGCGGGCCAGGCATCCGCCTTTTCCAGCATGCCGACCTTGCGCAGCAGCTCTTCGGCGCGCGCGCGGGCGCGGTCGGCGGGCCACTTCTGCACCGTCAGCAGGCCTTCCATGACATTGCCGATCGCCGTCTGGTGCGGGAACAGCTGAAAATTCTGGAACACCATGCCGGTCTGCTTGCGCACGCGCTGGATCTGGTCGCGGGCCAGCTTGTGGCCGGGCAGGAACTCGACCGTCTCCGGTCCGATTTCAAGCGTGCCGCGGTCGGGGACTTCCAGCAGGTTCACGCAACGCAGCAAGGTGCTCTTGCCGCTGCCGGACGGGCCGATCAGGGCGGTGACGCTGCCTTCGGCGATCCGCACATCGACCTGCTTGAGCACGGGATTGCCGCCGAATGCCTTTTCGATTTTTTCCAGGCGGATCATCGGGTCTTCTCGGTAAACACCGCATGCTGGCCGAAGCGCCGTTCCAGGCGCACCTGGGCCGCGGACAGGACGGAACTGAACACCAGGTAGATCAGCGCGGCCTCGGTGTAGAGGATCAGCGGTTCATAGGTGACGGCGGCGATGCGCTGCGCGGCCTGGAAGATCTCGGGCACGGTCAGCACCGCCGCCAGCGAGGTGTCCTTGACCAGCGCGATGAAGGAATTCGACAGCGGCGGCACGGCCACGCGCGCCGCCTGCGGCAGGATGGTGCGCCGCAGGGCCTGGCCGCGCGTCATGCTGAGGGAATAGGCGGCTTCCCATTGGCCCTTGGTGATGGACTCGATGGCGCCGCGGATCACCTCGGAGTTGTAGGCGCCCACGTTCAGGGTGAAGCCGATCAGCGCGGCGGGCAGCGGATCCAGCACGATGCCCACGCTGGGCAGGCCGTAGAAGATCACGAACAGCTGCACCAGCAACGGCGTGCCGCGGATGAGCCAGACATAGAAGCGCACCACGGCCACCAGCGGGGCGGGGCCGAACAGCCGGATCAGCGCCACCACGAAGGCCAGCGCCAGGCCCAGCGCAAAGGACATCAGCGTCAGCGGCACCGTGAACACCAGCCCCGCATGCAGCAGGGGCCAGAACGAGTCCGCCATGAGCTGCACCCAGGCCGGCACCGTCCATTCGCCGATTTTCGCCAGCAGCCAGTCGGGCAGGACGGTGTGCAGCCAGGTGGGCAGCGTCATATGCGCTCCGTTCGTTTATTGCGCCGACAGGTCCGTGCCGAAGTATTTGACCGATATGGTCTTGTAGGTGCCGTCCGCCTTGATGTCGGCCAGCGCCTTGTTGATGGCGGCCTGCAGTTCGGGGTTGCCCTTGCGGATCAGCACGCCGGAATTGCTGAACTCGGCGGTCTTGTCGGTGGCCGCGATCTTCACGCGGGCGTTGGGCTTTTGCTTCTTGAAGTCCAGGAACGACAGGTTGTCGTTCACGGTGGCTTCGACCCGGCCGGAGGTCAGCAGGTCGATGGCTTCATTGAAGCCCTGAACGGCGACCACTTCGGCGCCGTGGCTTTGCGCCAGCTTGCCGAAATTGCTGGTCAGCGTGTTGGCCGATTTCTTGCCCTTCAGGTCGGCGAAGGACTTGATGCTGGTGTTGTCGTCGCGCACGATCAGCACGGCGGCCGACGAGATGTACGGGTCGGAGAAATCGTACTTTGCGCGGCGCGCGTCGGTGATGCCGACCTGGTTGATGACGGCGTCATAGCGCTTGGCGTCCAGGCCGGCGATCAGGCCGTCCCACTTGCCTTCGACGAATTGGGGTTTCACGCCCAGGCGTTCGGCGATGGCGCGGCCTATGTCCACGTCAAAGCCGGTAAGCTGGCCGGATGCATCGTGGAAGGTGAAGGGGGCGTAGGTGCCTTCGGTGCCGATCTTGAACACGCCGGCGGATTTGATCTGGTCCAGCCCCGACTGGGCGTGAGCGGCGGACAGGGCGGCGACCTGGACGAGGCCGGCGATGAAAAGCGTACGGAAGAGTTTCATGGCGATGCTCCACGGATAAGCGATATCACTGTGGAGAGCATGTGGGCCTGCAATGCCCTCCGGCGTAGCCGCACTCTAACAACCGGTCTATTTTTCCACAAAGCATAAGGAATAGTAAAAATATAGCCACAGGTCATATGGCGTTACCAGCTCCCGGCGCGGTCTGTCCGGGAATCATCCAGGCGGTACCTTGACGGAGACGGGTGTGGATCAGCAATGGAACAGGCGTGCATTCATGATGGTGGCCGCGGGCGCGGCGGCGGCGGGGGCGATGCCCGCGCAGGGCTCCAACGGCTCGCGGCTGATGCCGGGCGGGGGCAGCATCACCGATGTGGCGGGCCTGCGAGTGGGCCATTACACGGATACGCGCCGGCCTACCGGCTGCACGGTCATCATTGCCGAAGCCGGCGCCACGGGCGGCGTCGATGTGCGCGGAGCGGCCCCCGGCACCCGCGAGACCGACCTGCTCAACCCCGTGAACATGGTCGAAAAAGTGCATGCCGTCGTGCTGTCAGGCGGCAGCGCGTTCGGCCTGGACGCCTCCACGGGCGTCATGCGCTATCTGGAAGAAAAGAAGATCGGCTTCGACGTGGGCGTGGCGCATGTGCCCATCGTGCCTTCGGCGATTCTGTTCGACCTGGGCGTGGGCGACGCGTCCATCAGGCCGGATGCCGCCGCGGGCTATCAGGCCTGCAAATCGGCCGGCACCGACGCGCCGCAGGAAGGCAATGTGGGCGCCGGGGCGGGCGCGACGGTGGGCAAGCTGTATGGTCCCAAGCGCGCCATGAAGGGCGGCATCGGCAGCGCATCGCTGACGGTGGCGGGGGTGACGATGGGCGCCATCGTGGCGGTCAATGCGGTGGGCGACGTGCTGGATCCGGCCACCGGACGCATCCTGGCCGGGGCGCGCACCGCCGACGGCAAGACGCTGCTGGATACCCGCGCCGCCATCCTGGCGGGCGACCTGCCCAGGTCCATGCGCGAGGGCACCGCCACCACCATCGGCGTGGTGGCCACCGACGCGAAACTGACCAAGGCGCAGGCGCAGAAGATCGCCGGCATGGCCCATGACGGCCTGGCCCGTACGATCAACCCTATCCACACCATGCTCGACGGCGATACGATCTTCGCATTGGGAACGGGCGCCTCGGGCAAGCCCGCCAATGTCATGTTGCTGGGCGTGATGGCGGCCGAAGTCATGGCCATTGCGGTGCAGCGCGCCATCCTGGCGGCGCGCGCGGTGGAGGGCTATCCGGCCGCCGTGGATTTCGTCGCCTGAGGCCGCCGCGGGTGACTTGTCCCGGCGCTGTCACACGAAGGCGCCATGATGGGTGGCGCCGGCGCGTCGCCGGGACGGGAGCGCGTATGCAGGAAGGCGAACGATTCAACGGCGTGACGCATCTGGCCGGGCTGGCGATGGCGGTGCTGGCGTCCGGCGCATTGATCTCGCGCGCGGCCGAACTGCAGGTGGACACGCGGCAGATCGTCGGCTGCGCGGTATTCGCCGCGTCGATGATTGCCGTGTATGCCTCGTCGGCGCTGTTCCATTGCTCACGGGGGCGCCGCAAGGCCATGTGGGCCAAGGCGGACCACTGCGCCATCTACCTGCTGATCGCGGGCACCTACACGCCGCTGGCATTCGGTCCGGTCGCCCATGGCTGGGGCGCCGCCATGGGCGTGGCGATCTGGCTGCTGGCTTTCGCCGGCATCGGCCGCGAGCTGTGGTGGGCGCGCGGGGCCGCGCCGGCCTTGCCGCTGTATCTGGCCATGGGCTGGCTGGGCGTGATGTTCGCCGCGCCGATCGCGGGCGCCTTGTCCACGGCCGGCCTGAGCTGGTTGCTGGCCGGAGCCGCCATCTACACCGCCGGCACGCTGTTCTACGTGAACGACAAGCGCTGGCGCCACGCGCACGGCATCTGGCACCTGTTCGTCATGGCCGGCACGGCCTGCCATTTCGTGACGGTGTTCGGCTTCCTGGGCCAGGCGGCCTAGCCTGGGGCAGGAAGCCGCTAGCGCCAGCCGGCCAGCGGCAGCATGCCATCCCGGTTCTTCACTTTGCGCATGACGATATGCGAGCACAGGTCCCGCACGCCGGGGATCTTGCTGAGCTTGTCCTCGGAGAATTGCGCGAACGCCGTCAGGTTGCGCGTGCGCACCGTCAGGATGTAGTTGGACGCGCCGGTCACGATGCTGGCTTCGGTGATCTCGTCATGCAGGGCGATGCCGGCCAGGAATGCCTCGTGCCAGCCGGCGCGGGACTGGTCCAGCGAGACATGGACGATGGCCTCCAGTTCGAAGCCCAGTTTCTCGGCGTCCAGCACCGCCCGGTAGTTGCGGATGAGCCCGCTTTCTTCCAGCGCACGCACGCGCCTCAGGCAGGCCGACGGCGACAGCGCCACCTGCTCGGCCAGGTCCTGATTGCTCAGTTGGCCGTTTTCCTGCAAGCGGCAAAGAATGCGCTGGTCTATGGCGTCGATCTGCATGGTGCAATCCAATTCTAATAATCTGATTTTTGTGCAATTTAATGTGAAAGCAAGGGTCTGTCACGACCGATTTTGCAATTTATCAGCCTGGCTGCGCTGATAGTATGTATCAAGAATTTCGTCTGAAGGAATGGATATGAACACCCGCGAAGCCTGCGTGAACGCTGACCGCCAGGACCCTCTGGCTCCCCTGAAAGACCGGTTCGACCTGCCGCCCGGCGTGCTCTACATGGACGGCAATTCGCTGGGCGTGATGCCCAAGACCGCCGCCGCCCGCGCCGCGGACGTGATCACCCAGGAATGGGGCACCGGCCTGATCCGCAGCTGGAACACCGCGGGCTGGTTCGAATTGCCGGCCCGCCTGGGCGACAAGCTGGGCGGCCTGCTGGGCGCGCGCGAGGGCGAACTGGTCATCACCGACACGACGTCCCTGAACATCTTCAAAGCGCTGGCCGCGGCGTTGCGCATCCAGCAGCAGAAGCAGCCCGGGCGCCGCGTCATCCTGTCCGAGCGCGACAACTTCCCCACGGACCTCTACATGATCCAGGGCATGATCGACCTGCTGCAGCAGGGCTACGAGATGCGCCTGATCGACGACGACCTGCCGCTGGAGCAGGCGCTGGACGATTCCGTGGCCGTGATGCTGCTGTCGCACGTGAACTACCGCAGCGGCCAGATGCACGACATGGCCGCCGTGACCGCGCTGGCGCACGAGCGCGGCGCGCTGGCCATCTGGGACCTGGCGCACGCCGCGGGGGCGGTGCCGGTGGACCTGAACGGCGCCGATGCCGACTTCGCCGTGGGCTGCACCTATAAGTACCTGAACGGCGGCCCGGGCTCGCCGGCCTTCATCTGGGTGGCGCCGCGCCACACCCACGATTTCTGGCAGCCGCTGTCCGGCTGGTGGGGCCACACGCGGCCCTTCGACATGGCCGTGGCCTATGAGCCCGCGGGCGGCATCCGCCGCTACCTGTGCGGCACCCAACCCATCGTGTCGCTGTCGCTGGTCGAGTGCGGCCTGGACGTGGCGCATGCGGCCGGGATGGACGATGTGCGCAGGAAGTCGCTGGCGCTGGGCGACCTGTTCATCGCGCTGGTCGAATCGCGGTGCGCCGGCCATCCGCTGACGCTCGTCACGCCGCGCAAGCATGCCGAGCGCGGCAGCCACGTGAGCTTTCGCCACCCCAATGGCTTCGAGGTGATGCAAGCCCTGATCGCGCGCGGCGTGATCGGCGACTACCGTGAACCCGAGGTGCTGCGCTTTGGCTTGACGCCGCTGTATTTCGGCTACGCCGATGTCTGGGACGCCGTCGATATCCTGAAGGACGTGCTGGACAGCCGCGGGTGGGACAAGCCGGAGTTCAAGCAGCGGTCCGCCGTGACCTGAGCGCCGCACCGGCGTTGCCTTAGCGCGCAGGCCATACGAGCCTTACATCCATCAGAGAGCGCAGTGCAAGGAGGAGACAATGCAGCAACAGAAAGGGTTCGGCGAGATCGCCGAACGCGAGCAGGGACTCAAGCGGCGCCTGACCTCCGGCCAGATGAGCATGATCGCCATCGGCGGAGCCATCGGCACGGGACTGTTCCTGGGCAGCAAGTTCGCCATCGGGTTCGCCGGGCCCAGCGTGCTGGTCAGCTACGCCATCGGCGGGCTGATCACATTGCTGCTGATGGCCTGCCTGGCCGAAATGACCATCGCGCATTCCACCTCGGGGTCGTTCGGCGCGTATGCCGAGCACTACATCGGCCCGCTGGCGGGCTTCCTGGTGCGCTACGCCTACTGGTCATGCGTGGTTCTGGCGGTGGGCACCGAAGTGACGGCGGTGGCCGAGTACATGGGGTTCTGGTTCCCCGGCGTGCCGGGCTGGCAATGGGTGTGCCTGTTCTCGGCGGTGCTGATCCTCATCAACGCGCTCAGCGTCAAGGCCTTCGGCACGATCGAATACTGGTTCTCGACCATCAAGATCAGCGCCATCGTGGCCTTCATCATCCTGGGCGCCTATGTGGTCTGGGGCAGTCCGCAGTATGGCGTGGCGCTGTACACCTCGCACGGCGGGTTCTTCCCCAACGGCGTGTGGGGCATGTGGATCGCCGTGGTCATCTCCATCTTCAGCTACCTGAGCGTGGAGATGATCGCGGTGGCGGCGGGCGAGGCCGAGGATCCGGAGCGCGCGGTCAAGCAGGCGTTTCGCGCCACCATCGCCAGGCTGCTGATCTTCTATCTGCTGACGCTGGCGCTGATCCTCGCCATCGTGCCGTGGGACGAGGCGGGCAAGGGCGGCAGCCCGTTCGTGAAAGTGATGCAGGCGCTGGCCATCCCGGGCGCGGCGGGCGTCATCAACTTCATCGTGCTGGTGGCGGCCCTGTCCGCAATGAACAGCCAGCTCTACATCACCACCCGCATGATGTTCAGCCTGTCCCGCGCGGGCCATGCGCCGTCGGCGTTCGGCCGGCTGACCCGCGGCGGCACGCCGCTGAACGCATTGCTGCTGTCCACCAGCGGCATCGCCATTGCCACGGTGCTGAACGTGCTGTACCCCGAAACCGCGTTCACGCTGATGATGGCCATCTCGATGTTCGGCGCGCTGTTCACCTGGATGATGATCTTCGTGACGCACTATTTCTTTCGCCGCCGCTGGGAGCGAGAGGGCGGTGCGCGGCTGTCGTTCCGGAT contains the following coding sequences:
- the cyoA gene encoding ubiquinol oxidase subunit II, with amino-acid sequence MKHPLLATLTRIFGVGAVMLLGGCNMEILSPKGDIGAQEKTLLFTATGLMLIVVIPVIVMILAFAWKYRASNTKADYQPKWAHSTAIEVVVWTVPCIIVAILAVITWRSTHALDPYKPLVSEHKPVTIEVVSLDWKWLFIYPEYDIATVNEIAFPVDVPVNFRITSASVMNSFFIPQLGSQIYSMAGMETKLHLNAREAGTYAGISANYSGAGFSGMRFKAIAMSQEGFDNWVKEAKASPTALTPEVYAELTKRSERNPVVKYSSAPPAMFDFVLGSTMTKMAGVDSATCTSTSNNLIAGIN
- a CDS encoding response regulator transcription factor, yielding MNPTDLGLLIDDDELYVRTLQRSLSRRGLETRTATGIAEALRVAEEIRPAFALVDLRLGEDSGLTLIRPLRALRADMRILLVTGYASVATAVEAIKRGADDYLPKPATAPMILRTLGLVKPETVTIETTMTPLHRLEWEHIHQALHETGGNVSAAARLLGMHRRSLQRKLAKKPGPEREVLVD
- a CDS encoding ATP-binding protein, which codes for MPGSSAFSFLRTLCSLRWLAIAGQAATILLASSVLGLDLPLEPLWLGVGLLIGFNVYASLRLRHPRDLSHATAFGHLFVDMAVLAWMVGWTGGISNPFGTMFLILTALAALALPRNWALAAALAGVLGYATAAIFGQPMRGDVDTHNLLLWGLGVNFLISVAVVLVFSTRLASDLRARERELARLRERFTRNEGIVALATHAAAMAHELNTPLATMTLLTDEIAAEVQDEDLRADVATLGQLLALCRERIRNLAVPTAVDLVRVVGQWRLIRPTIDLQRSGALPTSLRVDPAIAHLLQALLNNAADAGEAAEEPRVDLHLEYGYGALRGEVRDYGRGFDPDQTLLPATSLFNSGKPGGLGVGLALSHATVEQMGGEMTMTAAEGGGTRIRFYLPLGNPGT
- a CDS encoding DUF4148 domain-containing protein; this encodes MKTLTTTLLLCAGLAAAGAAQAQSAQYRRDLYGDWSVTYPAPAAKSASQVGAELAQAKANGQYTFGQEDYPPPAASAPSESRAQVERELQQARTQGQMASDQEDYPPPAMAHSGASDIH
- a CDS encoding copper chaperone PCu(A)C; its protein translation is MKKISFKPLAAVFTFCALAGFSHAALAQDATLSVEDAWVRATVPSQHATGAFMRLTSAAPGRLVAVESQAAKHVEVHEMAMQDNVMKMRQVPGIDLPAGQAVELKPGGYHVMLIDLAKQITPGDRVQLTLVVEDGAGKQRRVPVEAVARPLNATAAPAPGHGH
- a CDS encoding SCO family protein, producing the protein MHSLFPRAPAGAQRACAPDPRRRLLLSSLALLALTGCGPDAPPLYGMDLSGMPAGDFLLQDTDGQERRLADYRGHPVMLFFGFTQCPDICPTALTRALEIKALLGADADKLRILFITVDPERDTPEILRAYTQAFDPGFVGLRGTAEQTRAAAQSFKVFYQKVPTGSSYTMDHTALTYIIDAQGKLRLALRHQQSAQECAQDLRTVL
- a CDS encoding DUF2946 family protein — its product is MPYPTSLLRTLRAMRADGVLWLALLALALRALVPAGYMPDARALHDGRLEVTFCSAAGGLSVLNVALSPEGGGKSGHDAAGTGAQCPFGMLAHVAPAPAPALTPIVLTAGPQTRLPPAYRALPPQPAQGPPLGSRAPPPLA
- a CDS encoding peptidoglycan DD-metalloendopeptidase family protein, giving the protein MGALMAALLVLLSACGTTKVQPGYYRVQSGDTLTQIARKEGTSVSDLVRWNKLSNSNSIEVGQLLRVEPPAGQASTSTPSKARSKPQPTPRQTTTAKRRTAPPGAISLVWPAQGKVTRGYDGSGSNGIVISNSSGTPVVAAAPGTVAYSGSGLRGYGHLVIVKHNASFLSIYAHNSKLLVKEGQRVTQGQKIAEMGNSDSKQVGLYFELRYDGQAVDPAGSLPSK